TTCGCCGGCGGCGACCCCACCACCAATTTCGACCCCGACTTCTTTAACAACTCCAGCCTCGTGAACCCGGTGCTGGCCAACAACAACGAGTACCGGGCCGATAAGCGCCGCACCTTCAATATGGGCGCCACGGCGGCCTTCAATTTCACGCCCGCGCTAGTGTTTCGCTCCACGGGCGGCTTCGACATCACCTACACCGACCTGAGCACCTTCAACGGCTTGTACTCGCCCACCATCCGGCAGGCGGCCGGCGGCTACCAGAACCTGCCCTTCGTGACGCTGACCAACGGCCTGACCACGACGCTCAACAATTCGAATACCCTCGACTACACCTTCAAGCGCGACAAGCACGTGCTGAACGCGCTCATCGGCGAAGAAACCTACCGCCAGCGCACCACCCAGGAGTTTGTGCAGGTGAACTTCCTGCCGGCCGACATCACCGCCGAGCGGGCCCTAGCCAACATCAACCAGGCCGTGCTGCCGGTGGGCACCGTGTCGCAGCCCGTGCTGCCGAGCACCGCCATTCCGGTCGATTACGGCCTGGTGTCGGGCTTCACCCGCCTCAGCTATTCTTATGACGATAAGTACCTGCTCACGGCCACGGCCCGCCTCGACTACTCGTCGAAGTTTGAGCCCGGCAACCGGGGCGGCGTGTTCCCCGGCGCTTCGGCCGCGTGGCGCATCTCGAAGGAAAACTTCTTCCAGGACCTCACCGACAAGGTATCGGACCTGAAGCTGCGCCTGAGCTACGGCCAAGCCGGCAACAACCGCATTCCCGACTTCCTGACCAAGCCGCTCTACCAGGCCGGCAACGTGAACTACGCCCTCAACCACGTGACCACGCCCGCCACGGCCCTCACCACGCTGTATAACCCCGATTTGAAGTGGGAAATCACGACGACCCGCGACGTGGGCCTCGACGTGGGCCTGTTCAACAACCGCGTGCAGTTTACGGCCGACGTGTACTACAATACCACCAACGACCTGCTGATTAACCGCACCATCAACCCTATCCTGGGCTACACGCAGCAGTACAAGAACATCGGCTCGACCTCGAACAAGGGCCTGGAATTGCAGCTCAGCGGCACGGTTATTCAAACGGCCAACTTCACCTGGACGGCCACGGCCAACGCCTCGATGAACCGCAACCGCATCGAGGACCTGGGCGGGCTGTCGGAAATCTCGAGCATTCAATCGGGCTGGGCTGGCTCCGCCCTCTCGGGCCCCGACTACGTGGCCCGCGTGGGCCAGCCGGTGGGCCAGATGTACGGCTACATCACCGACGGCTTCTACACGGCCAACGACTTCAAGAGCTATAACTACGCCACCCGCACCGGCGTGCTCAACGATGGCGTGGCCAGCGACGCCGCCATCACCGGCAACCCGGTGATGATTGGCACCATCAAGCTGCGCGACACCAACGGCGACGGCACCGTGACGGAGGCCGACAAAACGGTAATCGGCAACGCCAACCCCAAGATTATCGGCGGCCTGAACCAGCAGTTCACCTATAAGAACTTCGACGCCAGCGTGTTCGTCAACTTCGTAGCCGGCAACAATATCTACAACGCCAACAAGATTGAGTTTACGAGCAGCACCGCCAACACGTCGTATGCCAACCTGCTGAGCGACATGAACAACCGCGTGCGCTACATCGACAACAACGGTGCCCTCATCACCGACCAGGCCACCTTCGATAAGGTAAACGCCAATGCCACCATCTGGAGCCCCGTGCGCGG
The genomic region above belongs to Hymenobacter sp. BRD128 and contains:
- a CDS encoding TonB-dependent receptor, with the translated sequence MKKHLLLLWLLLCGSIGLAMAQSRTVTGVVKGPDGDTLPGVTVVLKGTSVGASTGADGSFSLAIPAADKTAVLRFSFIGYVSQEIAVGNRTTLTVALTSDTQSLDDVVVIGYQEVRRGDVTGAVSSVSAQQIKDIPVNSAAEALTGRLAGVQLTSAEGTPGNTNVQVRVRGGGSITQDNSPLYIVDGIQIENALSVIAPQDIASVDVLKDASSTAIYGARGANGVVIITTKGGREGRTAVTYNGFGGFRQLSKKLQVMGPADYLNWEYERAQLTGSGASVSGGTSTFKSVFGSLNFNGDTLNRIRTLPFQDWQEQVFGRKAFQQTHNVSLSGGTKQTTFNLSLTRNNEDGIQLGSGYVRNLVNFRIDTKASDKFRVGFNARFNDQVNNGAGTGAALGTSSTGQTVNTGSSVTSRLRNTVQYLPFNLPTFAGGDPTTNFDPDFFNNSSLVNPVLANNNEYRADKRRTFNMGATAAFNFTPALVFRSTGGFDITYTDLSTFNGLYSPTIRQAAGGYQNLPFVTLTNGLTTTLNNSNTLDYTFKRDKHVLNALIGEETYRQRTTQEFVQVNFLPADITAERALANINQAVLPVGTVSQPVLPSTAIPVDYGLVSGFTRLSYSYDDKYLLTATARLDYSSKFEPGNRGGVFPGASAAWRISKENFFQDLTDKVSDLKLRLSYGQAGNNRIPDFLTKPLYQAGNVNYALNHVTTPATALTTLYNPDLKWEITTTRDVGLDVGLFNNRVQFTADVYYNTTNDLLINRTINPILGYTQQYKNIGSTSNKGLELQLSGTVIQTANFTWTATANASMNRNRIEDLGGLSEISSIQSGWAGSALSGPDYVARVGQPVGQMYGYITDGFYTANDFKSYNYATRTGVLNDGVASDAAITGNPVMIGTIKLRDTNGDGTVTEADKTVIGNANPKIIGGLNQQFTYKNFDASVFVNFVAGNNIYNANKIEFTSSTANTSYANLLSDMNNRVRYIDNNGALITDQATFDKVNANATIWSPVRGNYFLHSYAVESGSFLRLNNITLGYSLPKGLLSRAKVQTLRFYVTLNNLATLTGYSGYDPEVNTRRGTPLTPGVDYAAYPRSRAFLFGLNLGL